The segment CGCCAAGATCTACGGTGTGGCAGTGCCTGCCAAGTCGGTCGGGCCCTGTGCCACGTCAGCGGCTTTGTCGCGCCACCATACATAGTGCGTTAGAGTTGGTATGCCGCGCCAAGATTCATGGCACGGGCAAAAgtgttagtttttttttaaaaaaaaatcagtggTAAACGTAGAATATGTTTAAAAAACgtgttaaaataaaaaaaatcatagtgGAGGTACATGAGTAGTTGGCGTACTAGCCAGATCTAGACCTCCTGGGTCCGTGTATCGTAGCCAGCATTTTTTTTTGGTCAGAAACTTGCAAATTTGGGGGGTTCTCATCTCACAATTGGAATGTTGATTTAAGTTGTGATATGATCCTAGTGTTTAGACACTGACAGTAACCACAAGCACTATCCCAATTCCCAACCGCTAACCCCCTTTAATTTGGTGTAAGTGCAGGTATAGCCAGGAGCACACGTGCATAGTGGGAAGTTCAAAATCCACTCAAAGTCTCAGACTATAAAAGGAAATCCTCTCTGTCTGATAATTTTGTCTCCTTttcgtaaaagaaaaatataatgtTTTCTCCTTTGCATAAACAAAACGTGTGAAATATCAAAGTATGACACGGTCAGTTCGACTTCGACTTCGACAAGGTGGGAAAATATGAGACATGGTGATGGTACTGCCACCTAAGAATGGACATCCAAATTTTACATGTGAAAAATGAAAGCCTCGGTATTTCAAAAACTCAAACCAAAAGCACTGTGCCACCAAACTTACACTTTATTCCTCATTAATTTTTTAAACGAAATTAAGTAATCGTAAAATCACTGCTGCACAGTACTATATATTCCAACCAGTGGTCCAATATATATCGATAAGCAACAAACCTGTAGCTAATCTAAGCTAAGCTAGCTTCTCTCGTAAGTGAGCTTAGTCTCAGTCAGTGATCGTGATAGGCCCGCAGCACACCTACGTACGTGTAGGGCGAAGGACGACTAGCAATGGCTTCCTCCGATCAGCACGACACCAGCCGTCACGGCACGCCGCTGGTGTTCGACGAGGTCCGGTGGGTGGTCCAGATCCGGCAGTCCCTGGAGGAGGACGCccccggcgacgacgacgacgacacggGCATCCCGGTGTCCGTCTTCAACGTGCCCAAGCCGCTGCAGGTGTACAAGCCGGAGGCCTACACCCCTCAGTTCATCGCGCTGGGACCCTACCACCATTGGCGGCCCGAGCTGTACGAGATGGAGCGCTACAAGctcgccgccgcgcgccgcgcgCAGAAGCGGCTCTCCGCGGCGGGGCTCAAGCTCGACGCGCTCGTCCAGCAGTTCGCGCGCCTCGAGCGCAAGATCCGCGCCTACTACCACCGCTACCTCGACTTCAACGGCGAGACGCTCGCCTGGATGATGCTCGTCGACGGCGCGTTCCTCCTCGAGTTCCTCCAGGTCTACGCGGTCGCCGCGGCCAACGACGGCGGCGACGTCGCCACCGCTGCCGGCGACGGGAAGGCTCTGCGGAGGGTGACGTCGAGGATGCAGCACCTCGTCGACTTCGCCGGGAGGAAGTCGGCGCACAGCCTCATCCTCCGCGACATGCTGATGCTCGAGAACCAGGTCCCGCTCTTCCTCCTCCGCAGGATCCTCGAGCCGCAGTGCGCGTCGCCCGGCGAGGCCGGCGAGCTGCTGCCGCGGATGGTCACCGGGCTCATGAAGGAGCTCTGCCCGTTCAAGATGCTGGACAAGTTCCCCGCGATCGACGTCGGCAAGCACGCGCACCTGCTCGAGGTGCTCTACTACCTGCTTGTGCCCAAGCCAGCCGGAGCCGAtgacggcgcggcggcggaggccgaCGCCGATGCCCACGGCAGTCGCCGCGAAGACGGCTACGACATCGAGGAGCAGCAGCCGGTggacggcggcgccggcgacgaAGAGGAGAGACCAGCCGCCGCCGGCTGCGAGTACGTGAAGCAGCTGCTGGTCACCGTGTCGAGCATGGCGTCGGGGCTCAACAGCGGCCGGATGCGCTACGTGACGAGGCCGCTCGCGTTCGCCGTCAAGGCGCCGTGGAAGATGCTCACGGTCGTGCCGGGGTTCTCGGCGATGAAGCAACCCGTGGAGGCCTTCTTCACGTCCGGCGCCGACGGGGGGAGCACGCATCCCCACGAcgcgaacggcggcggcgcggggtaCCTCACCCGACCACCTCTGATCGAGGAGATCATGATCCCCTCGGTGTCGGAGCTCGCCAACGTGGGAATCCAGTTCTGCCCGACCTCCGGCGACCTATCCACCATCGCGTTCGACGCCAGGACGGTGACGTTCCAGCTGCCCGTGGTGACGCTAGACTCCAACACGGAGGTGGTGCTCCGGAACCTGGTCGCGTACGAGGCGTCGGCGGCGTCGACCCCGCTGGTGCTGGCGCGGTACACGGAGCTGATGAACGGCATCATCGACACCGACGAGGACGTGGcgctgctgcggcggcgcggGGTGGTGCTGAACCGGATGAAGAGCGACGGCGAGGTGGCGAAGCTGTGGAACGGGATGTCGCGGTCGGTGCGGCTCACCAAGGTGGCGTTCATGGACAGGGCCGTCGAGGAGGTGAACCGGTACTACAACTCGCGGTGGCGGGTGAAGACGAAGCGGTTCATGCGAAAGTACGTGTTCAGCTCGTGGCAGCTGCTCACGTTCCTCGCCGCCATCATGATGCTGCTGCTCACCACGCTGCAGGCGTTCTGCTCAGTCTACACCTGCTCGCGGTGGTTCGGCACGGTGACGGTCGCGACGGCGGAGTGATCCATTGCTGATCAGATGATTCTTGTCTGCGTCTTTTCTTGATCTGGCATACGGTTCATGGATAATGTGGTCGGGCATGCtcttttgtgttgcttgctatTTGTTCTTGTTCTGATGTGTAAAGGGATTCCTTGCTTGTTGATTGGTGACTGGTGAGATTAATAAAACTTGCGCGTTCGCGAGATTTGTTTGAGAGTGTCATTATTGTTGTGTTCATGTAAATCTTATGATAATAATCAAAACACATCTTCTGTACTACAGGTACTTGAAATCAGACGCTGGTATCCACGGAAAGACAATGAGTTTTGGGTTTGTCTTTAGAATTGCATAAAATTAAAAACCATattacttttttttaaaaaaattgtgcaATCCTGAACATTTTAATCCATGTGCAATATTACTCCAATCTAAATTTAAAACAGAATTTCTTTTTGCGAGACACAACTAGAGACGCAGAGGCTCTGCACTTAAATTCAGACAAAATGGCCatgcaaggaagacatagcttttTTGAGGCATACTTAAGTTATGTATGAGCTCTTGTTGTAGTCCATTGTTATGAATCTAAATGTTTGCTGGCATATTTTTATCTTCATATTACGCTGCAGTTTCTTGATACGCATCATAAGTGAAACAAGCTATAGTGCTCATTATATGTTTTATTCAAAACCTCTTTTTTGTATTTAGTAAAAAAATAGTTCTAATCTTAGATGTACTCTTTGTTACTATAATAACTTAAACAATCGTTTGGCAAATTTGCTCATGAGAGTTACTATGTCTGTATAAATATCTTTTATCAATATATTGCACAAACAAGTACACTAGGAACATAGATATGTGATAATATGGTGTTCCGGTCATGCAAGTATATAagtatatataaagtaatgattTACATAAATAATTTTCATTGAGTAttaatataatttaaaataattaGCAATGTTGTTAGTATTGATCCGTTAAGGGGACATTTTTCATAATTGCTAAACTACAGGGGGGTATATATCTTTATCACCCATGCATGGATAAAGTGCTTAGAGCTAGTTTTATATATACTAAATGTGGTGGAAGGGAGTGTCCATAAACATATATGATGTTATTGGTTGTTGTTTGATTTTTCCATAATATAATTTGACAAATTAAAAGTTAATTTTTGAGGTAtatcttagtttattttttaataGTGGCATGACTGTTTAATTTATATACAAATTTAGGTGCTCACAGTCACTTTAACGTAGATAACTTCATCCAAATGTCCAATCAGAAACAATGATAGTCAACCTAACAATAGGAAACAGATTAGTCTAGTCAAGATGCTTAGCTAGATAGCTAACAATTCATCATGACATGGACAATTTGATCAGAGAAAAGTTGCTAGAGAGTTATTCCCTTGTGTCCCCACGGGAAGTGCTGGGCACTAAAATGATTTCTGCATGCTCCACACATTGTTTGGACTACAGGGTTGAGATGATGTGTTCCTCACTAAATAATTGTCCACTCTGTAAAGAAGCAATAAGAAAATTTTGTAACTACTACCCATTCTTTGCTTCGAACCTCACCCGTCAAGTAGGAATCCTATCTCCTATCAAACTTAAATCGTTTTTGGTGTAAATAAGTTCGTGCTTTGAGACATTAAAATGCATAAATGAGAACAAAGTGCATGAACAACTCAAGTAATGATGCTTGCTATACAAGAAGATGTCTCAAGAAGAAGGGAACTCTATTGCTGAAGAACAAGGTAGCAGATGCTGATCCCACCAGCATTTTTTTCAAACCCAGTATAATGTAGATGTTTACATACAAGCATGAAGCATGCATATATACTAACTTTTTCCCTTTCCAAATGGCTTAACCCCATTTCCATTAGAATATGGAAATCACTTATGCAAAGTGAGAGAAAAAAGGTCCGAGAAGAGAAAGAAGCCAAAGTCCTTATCATGTATACACGTAGATCAAAGTGCCTATTATTAAATAAGTAGGCAATTTCATGATTAATTCTAAACATAAGTCATAGCGAAAATAGATAATAGTATTTAAATCTATAACATACTATCTAAACCGAACAACATCAACATGAATAGCGACATGATAGAAACAACATGCATATTGAAATAATAGATCAGATCATGGTCTAAGTATACTTCTCATTCGTAGATGAAGATGACATGGCTTGTGGTGAAAGAATTGTTATTAGTGGAGGAGCGGCGATGTTGTTGTAAAGACTAATTAAAGCAGCCAGTGATAGAGAGATGGCATACAACACATGACTTGAATGGAAGACAAGCTATCATGAAACTCGTGAGAAGTCATACAAAGGCGCTTCCAAACAGCATCTCCACTAGCTTCAGGAAAACTAATCCCCTTTCCCTATATTGAAGGAAAAAAAAGCATGTTGCAACAATTCCTCTTTTCCTAATTTGTTTTCTCAATCCCTCAAATAGAGGGAGCAAGCAACATTTTTCCTCAATCGCCCCTTTTCTCCCCCTTCTATCACTAGCATCTCGAGCCAATAGACCCAACACTAGTCATCACCGAGCCACTACAGGCATGCGTGTGGGCTACACCAGCTGCGTCGGACAAgtagcgagagagagaggagagagaggaaagagaaaaaaagagaaaatgaaaTTGACATGTGGGTCCATGTAATAAAGGGCATGGGGCCAGCACTCTCACAATGCAATTGAACAGCACAACACACCAAAGAATTGGTTGGCTAAGCTAGCCCAAGTTTGAGTCACGACACCATCTTCTTAAGATGAAAACCAGAGGGCATCTCCCCCCCTAATCGAGTCTTTATAAAGGGGATGCAGTTTATGTAATCTGCTGTAGCAGCCTTCCCCTATACCCTAAAGCCTTATTTGTTCTCTCCTGATGTAGAATCGCAAGGACAATTGGTTGTAAAGACTTGCTCTCCCGATTGCTGCTCCCATGGTATAGGATCACAAGGACAATTGGTTCTAGACACCTGCTCTCCCAAACACCACTCCCATAAGGTCACTAGAGAAATTTTGGACCATTCATGCATAGGTGCCCTGTGCCCGTGTCCCATCCTACCCAACCTCGGTGAGGCAAGGCGAGGAAGCACATGTGGATGTGGGTTCCATCTCTCTTTGTGCACTAGACTTGGAGAAGTGGAGGGGACTCTGTATTTAAGTATGACAATCTCTTCAACTAGCAAAAGTGGGACTAAAGTTCTCCACTTCCCCTAGGACATATGAATGGGCCTTTACACATTGAAAAACACCACATATGCCTCATTATTGAGGCACATTAGCCTATTGTTGAAAAAATAGTGTTGATAAATCACAACTTTAATATTAAGATAGTCTACTTTCAACTCATGAACTTAGGAGATGTTTGGTTTGAAGAATGAGTTAGTTCATTTACTCATTCCTCACTTTATTTGTTTGCTTTCTAGATTGGAATGTGATGATGCATCATCACCTAATTCCTCATAAGTCACTAATTAATACTAGTACGAGGAATAGAGCCATTCCACCAAATTTGAGGAATCAACTCATGATGCACCACCTCATTTAGGATGGAGTGGTTTCTCAAAGCAGACACCCTATTAGTGAATCCATGTTTTCTGGATGTCACCTCCATCTTCGATTTCAATTTAGGAAACATCATATTTAAAATACGAAGTTTCAAGTTTTTTTAGCTAGGATAGCCAAAACCAtctgttttaattttttttgtcttCTTAGACATATAAACTTTTAGCTGGGAAACCACTCAATTTCAAAAATACTCGTCTTCCAACTCTAGGACTTTTCTACATTGGGCTTGCTTTCCTTTCGCCTTGTCTAAACTCACTTTCAAAGATTTTTGTTCCAAAATTCCTTGTCCAAGCGGAATGACCCAAAATTGGGCCCAGGCAATCCCGATGGTGACTACGGGACTTGTGCTAGTTTGGATTGGAAAGGCACATGCATGCTAGAGTTACAATGCTCGGGGAGAATTTTGAGTTCCCAAATACAGATGGCTAAGGGCTCGTTCGTTTCTCGACAAAATTGTTTCCTGGAAAGAATCCAGCTGGATTGGTTATAAGCTTTAACAAATTGGAATGATTCTTGGGCTCAAACCAGGTCTACCAAACGGGCCCTAAACGAGTGGCACGACCCTACACGAAATAGGCCTAGGCACAATACGGGCATGCACAAACTATCTAATTGTCCCATATTGTGCGAACACACAGTAGGAACCTAAGCATGGCACAGTTGTAAGGACCATGTATCCGTGATCTTATTTAGTTTTGGGGCTTTAATATGACAACACAAGTATTAGACTAACATGTGTTAAAACATGTGTTAGATAGGTCAACAAGTCCTAGAGATACAAGAAAAAAGTGGCACAAAAGATTGGCGAAGAAATGGAGCAAAAAGGACTTAGTGTGTAAAAGCTGCACTCATCGAATGATATTGTGTGTCAACAAAAATGCATGTCATGGACAATTTGGAGGAGTTGTCTAGCTACTCAATATGGATCAACGGGTGGTCgatgagaagaaaagaaaagtgtCAACAATTAAAAAACAGAAGCGCCTAAGGGAATATTTTGTGGCAAAATATACACTGGAATATTCAACGTGTGGTTCGGCGTGAGGACTTATGTTCAACATATCATCTAACGATTTAGCGTGGGAAATGTGAAGGTAGTGTATTATCTGGTGTTGTCCAGAGAGGTGGCCAACGAACACATGCACTGGCGGTCCAACAGAGGCTAAGACCCTGTTTGGGCGATGTAGCGTAGTTTTCAGAAATTATGGTACAACAAACTGTAGCTTTGTAAGCCATAGAGACACAAAACCATGGTTTAGAAAAAAGAGGTCATGAATGGAGTTTTTAAAACTCCAAAAAAAACTATAGTTTTGAGAAAACTATGGTTTTAGAAACTACAAGGTTTATTGTATCTAAACACCCAATAGCTTTTAAAAACTAAAGTATTTTTTTAAATCATAGTATTTCTctaatactataaaaatattttgtatCTAAATAGGATCTTAGGCTAGGAGGTGGGCTCTTAATTGGTTGACCATTTTACAATCTTCTGGTGATGGCACTATGGGCCAAGGGAGCGGTCCAAGCATGGACTAGTAAATGGACCATGCCAGTCACACCACAGTGTCAGGCCATTGCTAGTATCATGCTTATATGGGACATGCTCTACATAAATCactatgggtgtgtttggtttgttgCCCCAGTTAGCCTGGATAGCCCAAACTAGCCAGGCCAGCTCAAACATAGCCTCAGGTAGCTAAGATACGGTGTTTGGTTGTTAGGCTGACCCTGGCCTAGTTTCAAGATTGAAGTGTTTGGTTTGATGTAATTCTCCTTGGCTAGCCTAGTGTAGCTCACTTATGGGTGTTTGGTTGCTACTGATCTTGTTGGGTGGCTTCACCAAAAGACTGAAGAGGTAGCCTTACCCCTGCCCTTTCTTCGCTGTAATAAAAAGGACGGCAGACCCCTCCCACTCGTCCCTTCCCTTTCGCTCACCTCCCGACGCCTCCCACTCGCCCCTTCGTCTCCTCTCGCTCAGATCCGCTGAGCCCTCCGTCCTCCGTCGTCTCCACCCACGCTCGACGATGAGCAACTACCAGCCCGCCGCAGACGCCGAGATCCGCCATGGCCTACTCCggtgccaggggggtctggttgcGAGTGCGTCTCGCATTCTGCGACCGAACGCCGCACCTCGGCAACTCCGTCCGGCAGCGATTCCGTACGCAGCCACTCCGAGCCCGTCGGTGACTCGTCCGACAACGGCGACTCCGACCACGACGCTTCTTCGGAGGTAGGCCGCTTCAACATCGCTCCCAATCCCTCTATCTGCTAGGGTTTTAGGTTTAGGAACCGAAGAAATTGTTCCCCTTTTCATGGGATTGAGCGATGGATTAGAGTTGTACTTTACTCCGCTTCCGAATCAGGATGTATTGTGCAAAACCGTAACCTACGAACCCTCAATTTCATGATTTTGATACTGGTTGTTTGGTCTGTGTTGTTTGTTCGAGCACGAATCGTAGGAGGAGAGCGACTCGTTCGTTCCCGATGCTTATCTGGAAAGGGAGTGGTCTGGCCTCACTGATGTTCATCTTCCAAAGTGCGGCTGTGGTCTGAATGCTCTTGTGAAGAGAGCCTGGGGAGGCAAGAACACAGGCAGCTTCTTCGGttgctgaaagcccaagtttagttttggtaattaatgacaccaagttgctaatgccttgtgtttaagtgatttgagttaggcatagcaacacatgtgatgaaggtgcatggtggcatggaaaggtggccacatgatcataaagggatgaagcatgaagtggagatcatggtgatagacgaggagcaaagttatcaaggcaaaggtataaacatagggttttacttttgccagtctaagatgagtagagaagtgattgaccgggtttaggatagatagccgactatcaagaggggaaatcacggtcatctctcgaatcaagtgctactaggtccatatcttgagcatatgcattaggatctagtaaagtgctaacttaactcctttgggaaaattatttgtgaaaagctaacacacatgcactttggtggtggacacttgttggtgttagcacatttgcaaaggaggtggagtttctagggttgagaggggtttgggttcatcggcgggattcggcgctttgcgaccctctctgcgcatgggtccggtggttagcgtctggtgtgcgagcgttttgcgaccctctctacgcatgggtccggtgagcaccggacgctaccggtgcttagcgttcggtgacccgcaggtttgcggaactctctgcgcatgagtccggtgtgcaccggacgcgtccggtgtggacctgcagagcgtccggtggtccgcaggtgactgttagaatctgacacgcgggattcaagaaggacacgtggccaaccccagtgcaccggacgcagggggtcgagcgtccggtgctcacttggtagcgtccggtgcccccgttttcagcccagtgaaaacaaccaacggctagtttctttgaggggcttataaatagaagatggccggctttgggaggttcactcttgcacatttgaatactagaggcatactttgagctagagaacactctctccactcatctccttgcttgattgctaatcctagtgagattgagtgagattcaagtgcattgctttgagagttgcatttagtggcacttgattcttgagtttcctgcggatttcttgttactcttgggtgtttcccgacgccctagacggcttagagcagcggtggtgttgagctcgtgattggagattgtttcgagcctcaccaagtgacttgtgaggggttcttgagccttccccatgggagatcgcaattggctactctagtgattgctcgtggcttggaggatccccatcttgtgagtggatgtgcggtacctgctgagggtttggctttggattgccaattagctcgcgatccatcaagtgggtgtatcgccacaacgaggagtagcttgccgggaagcaagtgaacctcggtaaaaatcttgtgtcatctcttgccgaggatattctattgtgattgtgattgtgagtgattggttggatatatctctactctacaaacgttggtataaccatcactctccactcccttacttacttgtatatcttgctagttgtgtagcttgtttagtttagttttcttgtttaggagtgtaactagccttctcttgttgttgtgctttagtgtttagccttgtactagtttgtataggtagcTTGCAtaacttagttgagctagtgctagaattgcttcgccttttgttttactaactcacttgcttagtgaagtttgtagaaattttaaataggctattcaccccccctctagccatttggacctttcagttgCCCAGTGCAGGTGACTCTACAACACATCCATGTTTCTTTTTTGTGTATTTAACCCTCAAAGATCTAATCAAAGCATGTTATTTGTAGGACAACATTGAGTGTTGCCAGTTTGTTGAGTGGATCGATGCCCCCTGGCCACAGCGCCTGCAACATTCCCTCAAGGAGCTTTGGAAAGAACTCAAGACCACCAGGCGCTGTGAGGCAAGGGCAAATGAGGAGTTGATCGAGGCGATCCGCCTCAACTACGCCGTGAACAATGCCAAGGTCGAGCTGGAGCAAGAGGTCAACCGCACCAAGTGCATGGCCGAGATGATCTATTCGCGCTATAAGAGGAAGGCTATCAGCATTGCAGTCGAAGCTGGAAAGCTCAAGTATCTGGTGTACTGTTTGCTGGCAGTGATTGTCGTCTTGGCGCTGGCCTTGTTCAGGAAGAACTGATGCTCAGGTAGCTGGGATTTGCAGGACATTTTGCTCATGTAGGATCGTAGGAATGTTGATCCACTTAGGACTCAGCTCTTAGTAACCATAACAGCTTGTAGTCTAGGTCTTTTGGTTTAGGCTAAGTTAGCTTCACGCATAGCAAATGGTGCTAATATGGTAGTATATCCTACTGGTGTTGGGACTTTGTACACCAATCTCTGGAACTTTGGTGAAAACATTTCAGTGCTACTGAGAATGATTCACCGGCCATGTTGTTAGATGGCACCTTTTGATGGAACCCATGTCAGTTCAACTGAATGCTGTTGTACAAATCTATGAAATGGTGTTTGTTCTACGAAATGGTGTTTCTTCGAGCGAACCGAATGGTGTTTGCACTCATAATCTAGTTTGAATTACACTGTCTTCATGACGAAATGTACTAGTAATGAAATAGGCTTCCTACATTAGAGCTGATCATTAATCTACTTAAACATGAAATAGACTTGTATGATTACAATGGCTATCAGAAAACCCAGCAGACAGTCCTTCACATTGACTTGGAAGACCTTCTTCTCGATTGGAAATTCTTCTGGTACCCTTTCATGTGTCTTTGCCATGCTTGCATTTGCCTAGAATTGAAGCAAGGCCTTTTCAGCATCATCCCGAGAAGTAAAACTGCAATGCAGATTGCCTGGGTACCCTGACACTTCACGGTTGCAGTCCATCCAAGTCGTGTACACACTTGGGTTACGCCCAACAAAAACGACATAGAATTTGGTCTTCATCACTGCAAGGATACAGAATTGTAACTAGCCAAGACAAACATACTCAGTACATCACACAAATTAGAACATATAACTAGCCAGCATAAACATCCTCAGTACATCACACAAATTATAACATGGTGTTTATGACAGCAAAATGTAGCAATCAGACTATGATAGCTAACTACAAGGATAGTTAACTATCATGATCCACCCAGGACTACCCTAAAATGATAGCTAACTACGTGCCAATGGTCATCAAAATGGGTTGAACTGCTACATTGCTTGAGCACCAACTGCCCTCACTGGAAGGCCATGTGAGTCCTAACTTTAGCAAGATGAGTACTGATCCACAGTTCCTTGTCCTCTGCAGTCATCCCCACAAACACCAATGCTAACGCCTTGTTCTGCATGAGATAGTTGAGGCAAATCATCAGATCAGATCTAGCAAAGTTGGGGCACGTCATGACAGCTTTCCATTTGTTGAATGAATGTCCTGCAGGTTGTCGTTAACTCCTtctgcctcaagatcaatggtCTCTGTTGCTGCAGGCTGGCCAAGTGGTTCATTGGATCCCATAGCAAACTTCCCAGTTGCGACACCACTTCCAAACATAGTTTGCATGTACTGATAATGCATGATGGGCACATTGAGGAATTCTGCATCTTTGGGATGATCCTGCAAAGTAGATGAGTTAGCAACAATTAGACAGTGCAAAAAATGTGATGACTTTGAAAACATTTACCTTGACATGTCCATGGTAGTGTTCAGGATCAAGGGTTATCATGCACAGATCTTCATCCCAGTTGGCTCCACTGAGCTCCTTCAGTTTGCACAGTCTTTTCCACTTTGCACTCCACTTACGAAGATGGTTGTACACTTGTGATGCAGTCACTAGGGCATTGATGAAGGCCTACAGGTCCTTTGCCAC is part of the Sorghum bicolor cultivar BTx623 chromosome 10, Sorghum_bicolor_NCBIv3, whole genome shotgun sequence genome and harbors:
- the LOC8065400 gene encoding putative UPF0481 protein At3g02645, whose protein sequence is MASSDQHDTSRHGTPLVFDEVRWVVQIRQSLEEDAPGDDDDDTGIPVSVFNVPKPLQVYKPEAYTPQFIALGPYHHWRPELYEMERYKLAAARRAQKRLSAAGLKLDALVQQFARLERKIRAYYHRYLDFNGETLAWMMLVDGAFLLEFLQVYAVAAANDGGDVATAAGDGKALRRVTSRMQHLVDFAGRKSAHSLILRDMLMLENQVPLFLLRRILEPQCASPGEAGELLPRMVTGLMKELCPFKMLDKFPAIDVGKHAHLLEVLYYLLVPKPAGADDGAAAEADADAHGSRREDGYDIEEQQPVDGGAGDEEERPAAAGCEYVKQLLVTVSSMASGLNSGRMRYVTRPLAFAVKAPWKMLTVVPGFSAMKQPVEAFFTSGADGGSTHPHDANGGGAGYLTRPPLIEEIMIPSVSELANVGIQFCPTSGDLSTIAFDARTVTFQLPVVTLDSNTEVVLRNLVAYEASAASTPLVLARYTELMNGIIDTDEDVALLRRRGVVLNRMKSDGEVAKLWNGMSRSVRLTKVAFMDRAVEEVNRYYNSRWRVKTKRFMRKYVFSSWQLLTFLAAIMMLLLTTLQAFCSVYTCSRWFGTVTVATAE